A portion of the Aquicoccus sp. G2-2 genome contains these proteins:
- a CDS encoding FAD-dependent oxidoreductase, with protein MSTAFDTSVLIVGAGPVGLTLAMDLAWRGVDVVVVESRERGEPPSVKCNHVAARSMEIFRRLGVASAVRDTGLPPDYPHDVSYRLTTTGPELTRIHIPARQDRFTATDGPDTGWPTPEPPHRINQIYLEPVLFSHAEQMPGLEVFNRTVVEEVSQDGQGAAARLRDLDTGETRTLRARFLVGCDGGRSMVRKTIGAKFEGDAVVQRVQSTLIRAPQLIGMMQVPPAWSMFSLNLRRSGNIYSIDGKELWLVHNYLREEEADFDAVDRDLSIRQIIGVGPEFEYEVVSNEDWFGRRLVANRFRKDRIFVCGDAAHIWVPYAGYGMNAGIADAANLAWLLAAHLDGWAPYAILEAHEAERQPITEQVSHFAMNHAHQMASQRRSVPGNIEAAGPEGDAARAELGQRAYDLNVQQYCCAGLNFGYYYDASPLIAYDGVEAPGYSMADYTPSTVPGCRVPHVWLSDGRSLYDVLGAGYSLLRFDLAIDVSTLENAATEQGVPFVVLDLTAEESAAQYPHKLLIARPDQHVAWRGDTVPEDPANLIALLRGNRVFERDGMENRLEAAKA; from the coding sequence ATGAGCACGGCTTTTGACACGTCTGTTCTTATCGTCGGGGCCGGGCCGGTCGGGCTGACGCTGGCGATGGATCTGGCTTGGCGCGGTGTTGACGTTGTGGTGGTGGAATCGCGCGAGCGGGGCGAACCGCCAAGCGTGAAGTGCAACCATGTTGCCGCGCGTTCAATGGAAATTTTCCGCCGCCTTGGTGTGGCATCCGCTGTGCGCGATACAGGTTTGCCACCGGATTATCCGCATGATGTGTCTTATCGGCTGACAACAACCGGGCCGGAGCTGACCCGCATCCATATCCCGGCGCGGCAGGACCGCTTTACCGCCACGGACGGCCCCGACACCGGATGGCCGACGCCGGAACCGCCGCACCGGATCAACCAGATTTATCTGGAGCCGGTACTGTTCAGCCATGCCGAGCAAATGCCCGGACTGGAGGTTTTCAACCGCACGGTGGTTGAAGAGGTGTCTCAGGATGGGCAGGGCGCAGCGGCGCGTTTGCGTGATCTCGACACCGGCGAGACCCGCACATTGCGGGCGCGTTTTCTGGTCGGGTGCGACGGTGGGCGCTCGATGGTGCGCAAGACGATCGGCGCGAAATTCGAGGGCGATGCGGTTGTCCAGCGGGTGCAGTCCACGCTGATCCGCGCGCCGCAGTTGATCGGCATGATGCAGGTGCCGCCTGCGTGGTCGATGTTTTCGCTCAATCTACGGCGCAGCGGTAATATCTATTCCATCGACGGCAAGGAGCTTTGGCTGGTCCACAATTATCTGCGCGAAGAGGAGGCGGATTTTGATGCGGTCGATCGCGACCTGTCGATCCGGCAAATCATCGGGGTTGGCCCGGAGTTCGAATACGAAGTTGTCAGCAACGAAGATTGGTTCGGACGCCGGTTAGTGGCCAACCGCTTCCGCAAGGACCGGATATTTGTTTGCGGTGATGCCGCGCATATCTGGGTGCCTTACGCGGGCTATGGCATGAATGCCGGGATTGCCGATGCGGCAAACCTTGCGTGGTTGCTGGCTGCGCATCTGGATGGGTGGGCACCTTACGCCATCCTTGAGGCGCACGAGGCGGAGCGCCAGCCAATTACCGAACAGGTGAGTCATTTTGCGATGAACCACGCGCACCAGATGGCCAGCCAGCGCCGCAGCGTGCCCGGCAACATCGAAGCGGCGGGGCCGGAGGGTGATGCCGCCCGCGCGGAACTGGGGCAGCGGGCTTATGACCTTAACGTGCAGCAATATTGCTGTGCCGGGTTGAACTTTGGCTACTATTACGATGCCAGCCCCCTTATCGCGTATGATGGGGTTGAGGCGCCGGGGTATTCGATGGCGGATTACACGCCTTCCACCGTGCCGGGGTGCCGGGTGCCGCATGTTTGGCTGTCGGATGGCCGCTCGCTCTATGACGTGCTGGGTGCCGGTTACAGTTTGCTGCGGTTTGATCTGGCGATTGATGTGAGCACGCTTGAAAATGCCGCCACCGAACAGGGGGTGCCGTTTGTGGTGCTTGACCTGACGGCAGAGGAGAGCGCGGCGCAATATCCCCACAAGCTGTTGATTGCCCGCCCGGATCAACATGTTGCTTGGCGCGGGGATACGGTGCCCGAAGACCCGGCAAACCTGATTGCGCTATTGCGCGGCAACCGCGTTTTTGAGCGTGACGGAATGGAAAATCGTTTGGAGGCGGCAAAGGCGTGA
- a CDS encoding TauD/TfdA family dioxygenase: protein MSEQPRESVSDLPSVQRINPNIGAEIGNIDLHHAMSDAQFDVVHGALTEHEVIVLKKQDITTEEFMAFGERFGELSVHPFSPNMEEKPAVIVLDNHGKNPPRLTDVWHSDETFRDAPPMGTILRCRIAPEIGGDTMFSSMTCAYEGLSDRLQQLIYGLEAVHDFKPFRTLFGNSPEDRQKLRKIEDEFPNPTHPVVRVHSVTGRKIINVNPQFTTRIVGMSPAESDAVLQLLFDQAKLPEYQLRVRWEPDQIVFWDNRSVHHYAVHDYFPQRRRMERVTITGDKPFGVEPDSYEATAPRSKALRSEGLKRVEADVPARNFERA, encoded by the coding sequence ATGTCAGAACAGCCACGAGAGAGTGTTTCCGATTTGCCGAGCGTTCAGCGGATCAACCCCAATATCGGGGCTGAGATTGGCAATATCGACCTGCATCACGCGATGAGCGACGCGCAGTTTGATGTCGTCCATGGCGCGCTGACCGAGCACGAGGTTATCGTGCTGAAGAAGCAGGACATCACGACCGAAGAATTCATGGCATTCGGGGAGAGGTTCGGAGAGCTTTCGGTGCATCCGTTTTCCCCCAACATGGAGGAAAAACCGGCGGTTATCGTGTTGGACAACCACGGCAAGAACCCGCCGCGGCTGACCGATGTATGGCACAGCGATGAGACGTTTCGTGACGCCCCGCCGATGGGCACTATTCTGCGTTGCCGGATCGCGCCGGAAATCGGCGGCGACACGATGTTTTCCAGCATGACCTGCGCCTATGAAGGGCTGAGCGACCGGCTACAGCAACTGATTTACGGGTTGGAAGCGGTGCATGATTTCAAGCCGTTTCGCACGCTGTTCGGCAACTCGCCCGAGGACCGCCAAAAGCTGCGCAAAATCGAGGATGAGTTCCCGAACCCGACCCACCCGGTTGTGCGGGTGCATTCGGTGACCGGGCGCAAGATCATAAATGTGAACCCGCAATTCACCACGCGGATTGTCGGCATGTCACCGGCGGAAAGTGACGCGGTGCTGCAATTGCTGTTCGATCAGGCGAAGTTGCCCGAATACCAACTGCGGGTTCGCTGGGAGCCGGATCAGATCGTCTTCTGGGATAACCGGTCGGTGCATCACTATGCGGTGCATGATTACTTCCCCCAACGCCGCCGGATGGAGCGGGTGACGATCACGGGCGACAAACCATTCGGTGTGGAACCGGACAGCTATGAAGCGACGGCGCCGCGCAGCAAGGCGTTGCGTTCAGAGGGGCTGAAACGCGTTGAGGCGGACGTACCCGCGCGGAACTTTGAGCGCGCCTGA
- the efeO gene encoding iron uptake system protein EfeO codes for MLRSRLFRATTTQAVFGLSLLLAQGAIADTAPVKNGASQISVTLTGDNGGQCVLDHNSAAAGPVTFTITNLSAPAISEFELQSGSRIFGEKENLAPGLPASTFTVTLDGGEYQIYCPGAAQQKAVAFAVTGNTATHAQGTTADLLNTGTEGYTRYVDGMVDAMIVAATRLQDDIDNGDLGAAKAAYANARPFYERIETDVEGFFLPGFAPTDNAGNLDYLIDMRASNLDPAVGWHGFHAVERDLFGAGKITDDTKALAAELVANVTKLGTLAKGLTYRPEDLANGAAALLEEVQSGKITGEEEAFSHIDLVDFAGNVEGAQQAFAFLQPGIRQIDPDLSARIEAQFTAVLGMLEEYRDPNALGGYVTYTNVLRASDAVKLSKAIQNLQEPLAQISEKVATAS; via the coding sequence ATGCTGCGTTCCAGATTGTTCCGGGCAACGACGACGCAAGCCGTCTTCGGGCTAAGCCTTCTCTTGGCGCAAGGTGCTATTGCCGATACCGCCCCGGTCAAGAATGGCGCGTCGCAAATTAGCGTCACCCTGACAGGAGACAATGGCGGGCAATGCGTGCTCGACCATAACAGCGCGGCTGCCGGGCCTGTTACCTTCACCATCACCAATCTTTCAGCCCCCGCAATTTCCGAGTTCGAATTGCAAAGCGGCAGCCGCATTTTTGGCGAAAAGGAAAACCTCGCTCCGGGCCTTCCTGCGTCCACCTTCACCGTGACGCTCGATGGTGGCGAATATCAAATCTATTGCCCCGGCGCAGCCCAGCAGAAGGCCGTGGCCTTCGCCGTCACCGGCAACACAGCCACCCATGCCCAAGGCACTACAGCCGATTTGTTGAACACCGGCACCGAGGGCTATACCCGCTATGTCGACGGCATGGTTGATGCCATGATTGTTGCCGCTACACGGTTGCAAGACGACATCGACAACGGCGATCTTGGCGCGGCTAAAGCCGCCTACGCCAACGCCCGGCCATTCTATGAGCGTATTGAAACGGATGTAGAGGGCTTCTTTCTGCCCGGCTTTGCCCCGACCGACAATGCGGGCAACCTTGATTACCTGATCGACATGCGCGCCTCCAACCTCGATCCAGCAGTGGGCTGGCACGGCTTTCACGCCGTTGAACGCGATCTGTTCGGCGCGGGCAAGATTACCGACGATACCAAGGCACTGGCCGCTGAACTGGTGGCGAATGTCACCAAGCTTGGCACGCTTGCCAAAGGGCTGACCTATCGTCCCGAAGACCTCGCCAATGGCGCGGCGGCGCTGCTTGAGGAGGTGCAAAGCGGCAAGATCACCGGCGAGGAAGAGGCCTTCAGCCATATCGACCTTGTTGATTTCGCAGGCAATGTCGAAGGCGCGCAGCAGGCCTTTGCCTTCTTACAGCCGGGAATTCGGCAGATTGACCCGGACCTCAGCGCCCGCATTGAAGCACAGTTCACCGCCGTGTTGGGAATGCTCGAAGAGTATCGCGACCCGAACGCGCTGGGCGGCTACGTCACCTATACGAATGTGCTGCGCGCGTCCGATGCGGTGAAGCTGAGCAAGGCGATCCAGAATCTGCAAGAACCGCTCGCGCAGATTTCGGAAAAGGTCGCAACCGCCAGCTAA
- a CDS encoding TAXI family TRAP transporter solute-binding subunit — protein MKRIKIFAGAVALTALCGAAPAWADLGRVTIGTNPQGTMYYVVGGGVAKMISDQFSVNATAQPYGGASVYLPLIQTGEVTMGLSSSLDSGLAYNGAGAYEKLGRLDGLRALVRAWPLPYAYFARGDSGMKTIADLKGKKVAVTLGANLSLKKANEVMLRAGGIDPDTDIEAVTVSGLPEGYALVTDKSIAAATTALGIPLARKADATLPGGLVMLGITGDNATTDFVSSQMSGLYITETKPGKNNPGVDKPKSVLGFDVFMVASDKLSDDDAYKLTKALYKQWDALQKDYGVLRRNPKDELSKATNTVPYHPGAIRYFKEAGLWTDKNAAHEAELLK, from the coding sequence ATGAAACGGATCAAGATATTTGCAGGCGCAGTCGCATTGACCGCGCTGTGTGGTGCAGCACCCGCGTGGGCCGATCTGGGGCGGGTCACCATTGGCACCAACCCGCAAGGCACGATGTATTACGTTGTCGGCGGCGGCGTGGCCAAGATGATTTCGGATCAGTTCAGTGTGAATGCCACTGCACAGCCTTATGGCGGTGCCTCGGTTTATCTGCCGCTGATCCAGACTGGCGAAGTTACCATGGGGCTTAGTTCGTCGCTTGATAGCGGGTTGGCCTATAACGGGGCGGGCGCTTACGAGAAGCTGGGCCGGTTGGACGGGCTGCGCGCGTTGGTACGTGCGTGGCCGCTGCCTTATGCTTACTTCGCGCGCGGCGATTCCGGAATGAAGACGATTGCCGATCTCAAGGGCAAGAAGGTTGCGGTTACTCTGGGCGCCAACCTTTCGTTGAAAAAAGCCAATGAGGTTATGCTGCGTGCAGGCGGGATTGACCCGGATACCGATATCGAGGCGGTCACCGTAAGCGGGTTGCCCGAAGGCTATGCCCTTGTCACCGACAAGAGCATTGCCGCCGCGACCACTGCGCTTGGTATTCCGCTCGCGCGTAAGGCGGATGCAACCTTGCCCGGCGGGCTTGTCATGCTTGGCATCACCGGGGACAACGCGACCACCGATTTCGTGTCGAGCCAAATGAGCGGGCTTTACATCACCGAGACAAAGCCCGGCAAGAACAACCCCGGTGTGGATAAACCAAAGTCGGTCCTTGGGTTCGATGTCTTTATGGTGGCAAGCGACAAGCTTTCGGACGACGACGCTTACAAGCTCACCAAGGCACTTTATAAGCAATGGGACGCGCTGCAAAAAGATTACGGTGTGTTGCGCCGCAATCCGAAAGATGAGCTGAGCAAAGCCACGAACACGGTTCCCTATCATCCCGGTGCGATCCGTTACTTCAAGGAGGCGGGTCTTTGGACCGACAAGAATGCGGCGCATGAGGCCGAGTTGCTCAAGTAA
- a CDS encoding TRAP transporter fused permease subunit: protein MFDPVVRHARSAVLVAMPALGILWLLHVPFLLGLSVVSASYLSVMTGLAAACGLLAEPGKGGRAVLNLCLAAVALGCWSWGGWHHEEWLVSFTRGPEKWLPGAIGLLLLLEALRRTCGMAITAVVFACAAYAFFGHHLPGLLEGAYTASPRLILYLYNDTNGVPGVVMGVAATIVLAFILLGAAMNEVGASTFFTDLAMAAMGRRRGGPAKVAVVASSLFGTISGSTIANIMTTGVITIPLMKRSGFPAHTAAGIEAVASNGGQLAPPVMGATAFLIAEFLQVPYREVVFAAALPALIYYIVLFLQIDAIAARLKIETVDASKLPRFSVVIRSGWLFILPLAYLIYLLFWTGASPGTAALRATAAMIIAGSLATRKIPGPRMFWNILHSAGTTLIPIMLICAAAGIVIGALNITGLGFLLTNALSHVGESMGIFVMLVLTALIAIFLGMGMPTAAVYIVLSIILAPALVRMGIAPMAAHLFIFYFGLLSMITPPVAIASYAAGAIAKASPWATGMAGMRLGIAAYFLPFLFCWDPALVGHGTAWQTVTVVFNCIAAGYLLAIAMSLFEGFRGTEDGVKVLGLSAMALILIVGGQLLGPAHPAMILLAFVVLFSAKGIRFWRSSRTRVTT from the coding sequence ATGTTCGATCCTGTCGTCAGGCACGCCCGCAGCGCCGTTTTGGTTGCCATGCCGGCGCTTGGCATTCTGTGGCTGCTTCATGTTCCCTTTCTGCTGGGGCTTTCTGTCGTTTCGGCCTCTTATCTCTCGGTCATGACCGGGCTGGCTGCTGCTTGCGGGTTGCTGGCCGAACCGGGAAAAGGCGGGCGCGCGGTGTTGAACCTCTGTCTGGCGGCAGTCGCGCTTGGTTGCTGGTCCTGGGGAGGATGGCATCACGAAGAATGGCTTGTCAGCTTTACGCGCGGGCCGGAGAAATGGCTGCCCGGAGCAATCGGGCTGTTGCTGTTGCTTGAAGCGTTGCGGCGGACCTGCGGCATGGCGATCACTGCGGTGGTGTTCGCCTGCGCGGCGTATGCTTTTTTCGGACATCATCTGCCCGGCCTGCTTGAAGGGGCGTATACCGCGTCGCCACGGCTAATCCTTTATCTTTATAATGATACCAATGGCGTACCCGGTGTTGTAATGGGTGTGGCAGCCACCATTGTTTTGGCATTCATCCTGTTGGGGGCGGCGATGAACGAGGTCGGCGCAAGCACCTTCTTCACCGATCTGGCAATGGCGGCAATGGGGCGCCGTCGGGGTGGCCCGGCCAAGGTTGCGGTTGTGGCCTCCAGCCTGTTTGGCACGATCAGCGGCTCAACCATCGCCAATATCATGACCACAGGCGTTATCACCATTCCGCTGATGAAGCGGTCCGGTTTCCCGGCTCACACTGCGGCGGGGATCGAGGCCGTTGCCTCCAACGGCGGGCAACTGGCCCCGCCGGTGATGGGCGCGACGGCGTTTCTCATCGCCGAGTTTCTACAGGTGCCATACCGCGAGGTGGTCTTTGCGGCGGCCTTGCCCGCGCTGATTTACTATATCGTGTTGTTTTTGCAGATTGATGCCATCGCCGCCCGGTTGAAGATCGAAACGGTCGACGCCTCGAAACTTCCAAGGTTTTCGGTTGTCATCCGCAGCGGCTGGCTTTTCATCTTGCCGCTTGCCTATCTCATTTACCTGCTGTTCTGGACTGGCGCATCGCCCGGCACTGCGGCGCTACGGGCGACGGCGGCAATGATCATCGCGGGCAGTCTTGCAACCCGCAAGATACCCGGCCCGCGAATGTTCTGGAACATCCTTCATTCGGCAGGAACCACGCTTATCCCGATCATGTTGATCTGTGCCGCCGCCGGGATCGTGATTGGGGCGCTCAACATTACCGGGCTGGGCTTTTTGCTGACCAATGCGCTTTCGCATGTCGGTGAGTCGATGGGCATATTCGTGATGCTGGTTCTGACGGCGCTTATCGCGATTTTCCTTGGGATGGGGATGCCGACGGCGGCGGTCTATATCGTGCTTTCGATCATCCTTGCCCCGGCTTTGGTGCGGATGGGAATCGCGCCGATGGCGGCGCATCTTTTCATCTTCTATTTTGGTCTTTTGTCGATGATCACGCCGCCGGTTGCCATTGCATCCTATGCCGCCGGGGCGATTGCGAAGGCAAGCCCTTGGGCGACCGGCATGGCCGGGATGCGGCTTGGCATCGCCGCCTATTTCCTGCCGTTCCTGTTCTGCTGGGACCCGGCGCTGGTCGGGCATGGCACGGCGTGGCAGACGGTGACTGTGGTGTTCAATTGTATTGCGGCGGGGTATCTTCTGGCCATCGCAATGAGCCTTTTCGAAGGTTTCCGTGGCACTGAGGACGGTGTGAAGGTCCTTGGGCTTTCCGCAATGGCGTTGATCCTGATTGTCGGGGGGCAGCTTTTGGGGCCTGCACATCCGGCGATGATCCTGCTTGCGTTTGTTGTCCTGTTTAGCGCCAAAGGAATACGGTTTTGGCGCAGTTCGCGGACCAGAGTGACAACCTGA
- a CDS encoding Dyp-type peroxidase: MSKSQKTPANSLAVSRRGLLLGAAAGGVGAALPHTATAAKAEDMVKPDPMETEYPFYGTGGQAGIATPPQRHAMFMSFDLTTDKRGDLQVLLARWSAAIGLMMRGKAISAVESDHEYAVKLETGEALDLGPAGLTVTVGLGPRVFGPEYGLAAHRPPLMRPLKALPSDALHPEWTGGDLSLQACAEDPQVAYHAIRVLSRIAKRLNAASVRWTVMGFGRASAGKGQVTPRNLFGFRDGTRNIREPAAMARHVWLNDGPEWQRGGTYQVARKIEMHIENWDTDQVSDQNAVFGRHKATGAPLGSKAEFDTPDFAKRDADGNPMIPVNAHIRLAAREHNDGTQILRRSYNYTDGLNDVARLDAGLLFISYQNDPANFEALQTKLGAADALNEYITHVGSALFFVPPAAPEGSYLGAPLFA; this comes from the coding sequence ATGTCCAAAAGCCAGAAAACACCCGCAAACAGCCTCGCCGTGTCACGCCGGGGGCTTCTTCTGGGCGCCGCCGCGGGCGGGGTGGGCGCTGCCCTCCCGCACACGGCCACTGCCGCCAAGGCCGAAGACATGGTCAAGCCCGACCCGATGGAGACCGAATACCCGTTCTATGGCACCGGCGGGCAGGCGGGTATCGCCACCCCTCCACAGCGCCACGCGATGTTCATGAGCTTCGATCTGACCACCGACAAGCGCGGCGATCTTCAGGTGCTGCTGGCGCGCTGGTCGGCGGCGATCGGGCTGATGATGCGCGGCAAAGCGATCAGCGCGGTCGAATCCGATCATGAATATGCGGTCAAGCTCGAAACTGGCGAGGCGCTTGATCTTGGCCCGGCGGGGCTGACGGTGACGGTCGGGCTTGGCCCGCGCGTCTTTGGCCCTGAATACGGGCTGGCGGCGCATCGCCCGCCGCTTATGCGCCCGCTCAAGGCGCTGCCATCGGACGCGCTGCACCCGGAATGGACCGGCGGCGATCTGTCCCTGCAAGCCTGCGCCGAAGATCCACAGGTCGCTTATCACGCCATTCGCGTGCTTTCGCGCATCGCCAAGCGGCTGAACGCCGCCTCCGTGCGCTGGACCGTGATGGGCTTTGGCCGCGCCTCTGCGGGCAAGGGACAGGTAACACCGCGCAATCTTTTCGGGTTCCGCGATGGCACCCGCAACATTCGTGAACCCGCCGCGATGGCGCGGCATGTCTGGCTCAATGACGGCCCCGAGTGGCAGCGCGGCGGCACCTATCAGGTGGCGCGCAAGATCGAGATGCATATCGAGAACTGGGATACCGATCAGGTCAGCGATCAGAACGCAGTGTTCGGTCGCCACAAGGCCACCGGCGCACCGCTGGGCAGCAAGGCGGAATTTGACACCCCCGATTTTGCGAAACGCGACGCGGACGGGAACCCGATGATCCCGGTCAACGCCCATATCCGGCTCGCCGCGCGCGAACACAATGACGGCACGCAGATTCTGCGCCGCTCATACAACTACACCGATGGCCTGAATGATGTCGCCCGGCTTGATGCCGGATTGCTGTTCATCAGTTACCAGAACGACCCGGCAAATTTCGAGGCACTGCAAACCAAACTCGGGGCGGCGGACGCGCTCAACGAATATATCACCCATGTCGGCTCGGCGTTGTTTTTCGTACCACCCGCCGCACCTGAAGGGTCGTATCTTGGTGCCCCGCTCTTTGCATAG
- a CDS encoding thiamine pyrophosphate-binding protein, producing MGDFENTDLAKRTCGNAVVETLCAHDLTTLYCLPGVQNDWFFNAVYDAGDNIRAIHTRHEQGAAYMALGAAMATGKPSVYSVVPGPGVLNTTAALATAYSANAPVLCLSGQLPSGAIGKGFGLLHEIPDQSGILERLTKSAKRVEQPEQAADDLARAIHALTDGRPRPVALEIPPDILAAKGSFGVAEPLPPARGVAPDAGAIADAARLIAAAKRPMIIVGGGALDAAEDITALAEETGAPVYSYRMGRGVMDDRNPLSLTLPMAYRYWRDCDLVIGIGTRLQMPVQQWGVDAAMKFIRIDVDAVQLGIIQKADVPIHGDAGQAVPKLRAELARIGARPVDRAEEIARSREGGRQDMAYLEPQISYLGAIRDALGEDGVLVDDLTQVGYVSRFAYPVYHPRSYICSGYQGTLGWGYATALGVQDARPGTPVVSIAGDGGFMFTVQELATAAQHNIPLVGVVFNDGAFGNVQRMQRELYDNRVIATDLRNPDFGKLAESFGVAAYRAETPEALRQVLEKALAAGVPALVEVPIGQVPDPFKIIMSPRLRGKAQGAKP from the coding sequence ATGGGCGATTTCGAAAATACTGATCTGGCCAAGCGGACCTGTGGAAATGCCGTGGTGGAAACGCTTTGCGCGCATGATCTGACAACGCTCTATTGCTTGCCGGGAGTTCAGAACGACTGGTTCTTCAATGCGGTTTATGATGCGGGCGACAATATCCGCGCGATCCATACCCGCCACGAGCAAGGTGCAGCCTACATGGCGCTGGGCGCCGCGATGGCGACGGGCAAGCCTTCGGTTTACAGCGTCGTGCCGGGGCCGGGGGTGTTGAACACCACGGCGGCGCTCGCCACGGCGTATTCGGCCAATGCGCCGGTGTTGTGCCTTTCGGGTCAGCTTCCTTCGGGTGCGATTGGCAAGGGGTTCGGCTTGCTGCATGAAATTCCCGATCAATCCGGCATTCTTGAGCGGCTGACCAAAAGCGCCAAACGTGTCGAGCAGCCAGAACAGGCCGCAGATGATCTTGCCCGCGCCATCCATGCATTGACGGACGGGCGCCCGCGGCCTGTCGCACTGGAAATTCCGCCGGATATTCTTGCCGCCAAGGGAAGCTTCGGCGTGGCGGAACCGCTGCCGCCCGCGCGAGGTGTCGCACCCGATGCCGGCGCAATTGCCGATGCCGCCCGTCTTATCGCGGCGGCAAAGCGGCCGATGATCATTGTCGGTGGCGGGGCATTGGATGCGGCGGAAGACATTACCGCACTGGCCGAGGAGACCGGCGCGCCGGTCTATTCCTACCGCATGGGGCGGGGCGTGATGGATGACCGCAACCCGCTAAGCCTGACGCTGCCGATGGCTTACCGTTACTGGCGCGACTGTGATCTCGTGATCGGGATCGGCACGCGGTTGCAAATGCCGGTGCAGCAATGGGGCGTTGATGCGGCGATGAAATTCATCCGCATCGACGTGGACGCGGTACAGCTTGGGATTATTCAAAAGGCCGATGTGCCGATCCACGGCGATGCCGGGCAAGCGGTGCCGAAACTGCGAGCGGAGCTGGCACGGATCGGGGCCAGGCCGGTTGACCGTGCAGAGGAAATCGCCCGAAGCCGGGAGGGAGGGCGGCAGGATATGGCCTATCTTGAGCCGCAAATTTCCTATCTCGGCGCGATCCGGGATGCGCTGGGCGAAGACGGTGTTCTGGTCGATGACCTGACGCAGGTTGGCTATGTTTCACGCTTTGCGTACCCGGTTTATCACCCGCGCAGCTATATTTGCTCAGGCTATCAGGGCACGCTGGGTTGGGGCTATGCCACCGCACTTGGCGTGCAGGACGCGCGACCGGGCACGCCGGTTGTCTCTATCGCCGGGGACGGTGGATTCATGTTCACCGTGCAGGAACTGGCGACGGCGGCGCAGCATAATATTCCGCTGGTTGGTGTGGTGTTCAACGATGGCGCGTTCGGCAACGTGCAGCGGATGCAGCGCGAGCTTTACGACAACCGGGTGATTGCCACCGATCTGCGCAACCCGGACTTTGGCAAGCTTGCCGAAAGCTTCGGGGTGGCGGCTTATCGGGCCGAGACCCCAGAGGCGCTTCGCCAGGTATTGGAAAAGGCACTGGCCGCCGGTGTTCCGGCGCTGGTGGAGGTTCCAATCGGGCAGGTGCCCGACCCGTTCAAGATAATCATGTCCCCGCGTTTGCGCGGAAAGGCACAGGGGGCCAAGCCATGA